GGCCGTACGGTCCGAGGCCGTCGGCGGCAAGGGCGGCGCCCTCGCCGCCCAACAGGCCTACTCCGCCCTCCTCGCGGAACTGACCGCTCCGGGCGCCGAACTCGCCGACCTGACCCCGCCGCGCGCCACCGGCGCCCTCGCCATCACGCGCCCGCTGGCCCCCCTCGGCCAGGCCGTGGAACAGGCCTCGGCCACCCGCGGGCTGCTGATCGCCGCGCTGGCCGTCCCCCGCGGCGAGCAGCCCCAGGGCGCCGCCGCCTTCGACGAACTCGCCAGCGCCGCCCAGCGCTCGCGGGTCCGCGAACTCGCCGCGCTCGACGACTTCGCGCGCGCCGCGCGGCCCGACGTCCGCCAGACCCTCGCCGCGACCGTCACCGGCCCCGAGGTGAAGAACGCCGAGGACTACCTCAAGCGGCTCACCGACCGGCCCACCCTCACCACCGCCGACCGCAAGCTCGACGGCGAGACCGTCGGGGCCGCGCTGTCCGCCCGCATAGACCGGATGCGGTCCGCCGAATCCACCCTCGCGGTGCAGCGCGCCAGCGCGCTGGCCGTGCTCCGCGACGACGACGTGACGGCCCTCGAACGGACGATCGCGATCCTCGGCGCGCTGTTCCTCTTCGCCGTGATCTTCGCGACCGCCGTCGCACGCTCCCTCACCCGGCCGCTGTCCGTCCTGCGCCGCGGCGCCGCCCGGCTGGCGACCCCCGAGGGCTCGGTGGAACCGGTCCGCTTCACCGGACGCAACGACGAATTCGCCGAGGTGGTCCGCCACCTCAACGCGGTGCGCGAACAGACCGTCTCCCTGCACACCCGGATCGCGGGCCTCGACGCCGACCGCCGCCGCCTCATCGGCCGCAACGAGGCGCTGACCAACGGCCGCAGCGCCCTGGAGGACGAACTCGCACAGCTGCGGGCCGGGCTGGAGGAGCACCGGCGCATCATGTCGACCACCTCCGTCTCGCTCTCGCTGCGCACGCTCGGCCTGGTCGAGCGGCAGCTCGCCGTCATCGAGGAGCTGGAGTCCAAGGAACAGGACCCCGACCAGCTCGCCACCCTCTTCAAGCTGGACCACCTGGCGACGGTGATGCGCCGCCACAACGAGAACCTGCTGGTCCTGGCGGGCCAGGAACACGGTCCGGGGCACGCGACGCCGGTCCCGCTGGTGGACGTCATGCGGGCCGCGGTCAGCGAGATCGAGCGCTACGAGCGGGTCGACCTCGCGGCGCTCCCGGGCTCCACCCAGGTCGCGGGGCACGCCGCCGACGACATCTCGCACGTGCTGGCCGAACTGCTGGAGAACGCGACGACCTTCTCGCCGCCGGAGGCCAAGGTCAAGGTCTCCGGGTGGCTGCTCGACTCCGGTGACGCGGTGCTGTCCGTCATCGACGAGGGCATCGGGGTCAGCGGGGACCGGCTCGCCGCGCTCAACTCCCGGCTGTCCGCGCCGGAGGCCTACGACGAGGAGCCCGAGGCGGAGCACGGGCTGGGCCTGGGGCTGTACGTCGCGGGACGGCTGGCCGCGCGCCACGGGGTCACGGCCGAACTGCGCGCCTCCCGGGGCGGCGGTACGGAGGCCCTCGTGGTCGTCCCGGTCACGCTGCTGCCGGTGGCCGGGCCGGGCTCCCCGGTCCAGCACCTGGCGGCCCCCGAGGGCGTCTCCTTCCTGGACCTCCCCGGTGTGGTGGCCGAGGCCAACGGCAACGTCCTGTCGGCCCGTACGCGCGGCGAAGCGGCGCCGGAGCCGGAGTCCGCTGACGCGGATGCGGATGCGGACGCGGACGGCGGCCAGGAGTGGATCCCGGTCGTCCCGCTGAGCGAGAAGTCCCAGGAACCGGCCCCCGAGGCCGTACCGGCGGACCAGGTGGTCACGGTCCCCGCGTCCGCACCGGACGAGGGGCCGACGCCCGCCGGGGTTCCCGAGTCCGAGCGGACCCTGGAAGTCCGCCTGCCGGTGCTGCCGACGCCCCCGCAGGCGGAGGCGGAGGCCGAGGAACAGGCCCAGGAGCCCACCGAGGAGCTGCTGGCCCGCGTGGTGCCCGCCGCCGACCCGGCGGACCGGCTCCCGTCCCCGGACCAGGTCTTCACCGTCCCCGCCGCGGAGCCGGAGCGGCGGCTGCCCAAGCGGGTCCCGGCCGCCGCCGACCCGGAGCAGCGGGACGGCCAGCTGCCCGTCCGCAAGGGCCCCGGCGGCCCCGCGGGCCAGGGGAGCGCACGTACGGAACACGCGCACGCGCAGGCTCCCGACGGGCCCGGCGACTGGGTGCCGCGGCAGGGGAGCCATCCCCAGCCCGAGCAGGAGGCCGTCACCGGCAAGGGCCTCCCGAAGCGCACCCCGCGCGCCGTCCCCGCCCCCGGCCGGGCCACCGCCCCGGCCCCCGCGGCGGAGGCGGGCGCCGAGCCCAGGCGGGTGGACGCCGAAGAACTCCGCCGCCGGCTCGGCGGTTTCGCCCAGGGGGCCAGGGACGGGCGACGCGTCGTGGAGGCCGAACTCGCCGACGCCGAGGGCCAGACCGATCCGGGGGACACCGCACAGGAGGCACGCACATGACCGCGCCCAGTACGTACGGACTGAGCACCCAGGCCCGCAATCTGCAGTGGCTGCTGACCGACCTGGTCGAGGAGGTGCCCGGCATCGTCTCGGTCGCCGTCGTCTCCTCCGACGGCCTGCTGCTGCTCAACTCCGAACCGGGCCCGGCCGCCGGTGACGGCGACGGGGAAGGCGACGGCCGCCCCGCGCCCCAGGCCCGGCTCAAGGGACCACGGGGAGCCTCCGCGGACCTCGCGACGATCGTGTCCGGGCTCGGCAGCCTCACGCTCGGCGCCGCCCAGCTCATGGACGGCGGGGGCGTCAAGCAGACCATGGTGACGATGGAGCACGGCTCCGTCTTCGTCACCGCGATCAGCGACGGCTCCCTGCTCGGTGTGCACGCCACGCCGGACTGCGACATGAGCGTCGTCGCCTACCACATGGCGCTCTTCGTCGGCCGCGCCGGCCACGTCCTGACCCCCGAAGTCCGCAGCGAGCTGCGCCAGTCGATGGAGAACACCCCGTGAGGAGTCCGGCCTCCGACCGGCTGCCGATACGCGGCGCCGACCGGCGCCCCGCCCGCGTCCGCCCGTATTCGCTCACGGGCGGACGTACCCGCTTCGCGCACGTCCTGCCCGTCGAGTGCTTCGTCGCCACCCTCGATCCCGGCGTCAAGGCGCCCGCGGGGCGGCCCGACCGGATGCCCGAGATGCGGGCCATCGTCGAGCTGTGCCGCCGCATGCGCACGGTCGCCGAGATCGCCGCGCTGCTGAAGCTGCCGCTGGGCGTGGTCCGCGTGCTCGTCAGCGATCTCGCCGACCAGGGAAGGATCCGCGTGTACGGGACCGGGCACGGCACCGGCCGCCCCGAACGCGCGCTGCTCGAAAGGGTGCTCAGTGGGCTCCGCCGTCTTTGACCCGACCGCTCCCGCGGACCTCGCGGACGACCCCGTCCAACCCTGGCAGTACGACCGTTCCCGCGCGCCCGTCGCCGTCAAGGTGCTGGTCGCGGGCGGTTTCGGCGTGGGCAAGACCACCTTCGTCGGCTCGGTTTCGGAGATCACTCCGCTGCGTACCGAGGCGGTGATGACCCAGGCGAGCGCCCCGACGGACGACCTGACGGGCACCCCGGACAAGAGCACGACCACGGTCGCGATGGACTTCGGCCGGGTCACGCTGGACGACGACCTGGTCCTGTACGTGTACGGGACGCCCGGCCAGAAACGTTTCTGGTTCATGTGGGACGACCTCGTGCGCGGCGCGATCGGCGGCATCGTGCTCGCCGACACCCGCCGGCTGCGCGACTGCTTCCCGGCGCTCGACTACTTCGAGAGCTGCGGGCTGCCGTACGCCGTCGCCGTCAACCACTTCGAGGGTTCCGAGTCCTTCGAGCCCGAGGACGTGCGGGAGGCGCTGACCATCCCCGACGGCGTCCCCGTCGTGATCATGGACGCGCGGGACCGGAGCACGGTCGTCGAGTCCCTGCTGACGCTGGTGGGCCACGCCCTGGACGCCACCCCCGAATAGGGCGCACGTACCGCCCGTACCCGCACGCAGCCCGCCCGTACGCCCGTACGCCCGTACCGCCCGGAGAGAGACCGTCATGCGCAAGATACTCATCGTCGGAGCCGGGCAGTCCGGTCTCCAGCTCGCCCTCGGCCTCCAGTCCAAGGGGTACGAGGTCACCCTCATGTCGAACCGGACGCCCGACGAGATCCGCGGCGGCCGGGTCATGTCCACGCAATGCATGTTCGACACGGCCCTGCGGCACGAGCGCGACCTCAAGCTGAACTTCTGGGAGGACCAGGCCCCGAAGATCGAGGGCGTCGGCGTCTCGGTCGCCGCCCCCGACGCCTCCCGCCCCGTCGACTGGCTCGGCCGCCTCAAGGGGTTCGCGCAGTCCGTGGACCAGCGCGTGAAGATGGCGGGCTGGCTCGACACCTTCGTGCAGCGCGGCGGCCAGCTGGTCGTCCACGGCGCCTCGATCGCCGACCTCGACTTCTTCTCCCGCACCTACGACCTCGTGCTCGTCGCGGCGGGCAAGGGCGAGCTGGTCTCGATGTTCGAGCGGGACGCGGCGCGCTCACCGTACGACGCCCCGCAGCGCGCGCTCGCCGTCTCCTACGTGCACGGGCTGGGCCCGCGGCCCGAGCACCCGGACACCGAGGCGGTCCGCTGCAACCTCGTCCCGGGCGTCGGCGAACTGTTCGTCATGCCCACCCTGACCACCTCGGGGCGCGCGGACATCCTGTTCTGGGAGGGCCTGCCGGGCGGTCCGGCCGATGTCTTCGGCGGGGTCAAGGACCCGGCGGAGCACCTCGCGCTCACCCTGGAGCTGATGGAGAAGTTCACGCCCTGGGAGTACGACCGGGCGAAGGGCGTGGAGCTGACGGACGCGGGCGCCACCCTGGCCGGCCGGTACGCGCCGGTGGTCCGCAACCCCGTCGGGCGGCTGCCCGGCGGCGGTGTGGTCCTCGGGGTCGCGGACGTGGTCGTGGCGAACGACCCGATCACGGGCCAGGGGTCCAACTCCGCCGCCAAGTGCGCGGCCTCGTACCTCTCCTCGATCCTCATGCACGGGGACGACCCGTTCGACGAGGCCTGGATGAAGGCCACCTTCGACAAGTACTGGTTCACCACCGGCAAGCCGGTGACGCAGTGGACCAACGCGATGCTGGGCGTGCCGCCGGAGCACGTGCTGAACCTGATCGGCGCGGCGGGGCAGCTCCAGCCGGTGGCGGATCGTTTCGCCAACGGCTTCGACCACCCGGCCGACTTCGACGCGTACTTCTACGACCCCGAGGACACCGCGGACTACCTCGCGGAGGTCGCCTCGGCCGTCCCGGCCGCCTCGGGTGCCTCCTCGGCGGAGTAGCCGGTGTCGTCACCCGCCGCCGCCCCTGCGCTCTCCGGGAGGGGCGGCGGGCTGTACGAGGCCAGCGCGACCCCGTCGGGATCCGGCCGCACGGCCCCCAGCAGCGGGTTCGCCGCGATCGGCGACACCTTGACCTCGGCCCCCGGCCGGGGCGCCTGGATCACCTTGCCGTTCCCCGCGTAGATGGCCACATGGGTCGCCTTCGGGAAATAGACCACCAGGTCCCCGGGCCGCAGCTGGTCCAGCGGCACCTTCGGCAGCTGCGCCCACTGCTCCTGGCTGGTGCGCGGGATCGAGCGCCCGGCGTGCGCCCAGGCCTGCGAGGTGAGCCCCGAGCAGTCGAAGGACGCGGGCCCTTCCCCGCCCCACACATAGGGTTTGCCGATCTGCTCGCTCGCATAGCCGAGGGCGGCGCCGCCCGCCGCGCTCGGCGTACGGGTCCGGGCCGCGCCGGGACTGCCCAGGCGCCCCGAACCCACCAGCTCCCGCTGGGCGTCGGCGGTCTCGCCGCGCTCCCGGTCGGCGAGCTGGGCCAGCTGGGCGGAGGTCAGCGAGGCCAGCAGCCGCTCGACCTCCTTGAGCCGCGCCGCGGCCTCCTCCTTGTGCCGCTTGCGCTCCGCGGACAGGGCCTGCTGGGTGTCCAGCGCCTTGCGGGCGGCCGCCGCCAGCACCCCGGCCTGCTGCTCGCCCTGCGCCAGCCGGGCCAGTACGCCCGCCCGGCGGGTGCCCTCGCGGGCGGCCAGCCGACGCTCGTCCAGGGCGCTGTTCGGGTCCCCCGACATCAGCATCCGGGCGTACGGGGAGAACCCGCGCGCCCCCTGGTACTGCTCCCGGGCGAGCCGCCCGGCCAGTGCCCGCTGGGCGCCGACCTCGGTGCGCGCCGTGGCGAGGTCGGCGCTGAGCCGCCGCTCCTCGGCGCGGCGTGCGGTGAGTGCGGCCTCGGTGGCGTTGTAGGCCTCGGCGGCCTCCTCGGCCTTCTGGTACAGCCCCTGCATCCGGGTGAGCAGGCCGCCGACGGCGAGTGCGTCGGGTGCGGTGACGGCCTCGGGGGCCTCTGGTGCCTCCGGAGCCTCCGGGGCTTCGGGTGCGGCCGCGGGGCCGCTCGGCGGGCCGACGGGGGGTGCGGCCGGTGGCGCGGCGGCGGAGGCGGACAGGGGGACGGCCGCGACGAGGGTCGCGGCGATGCAGGCGGCACGGAGCAGCCGACGTGACACGGGATCACCTCCGGGGGACCGAGGGCGTGATCGTGACACGGGCGGTATGACAAATCGCCCACCCGAGTCGGCCGGGTCGTCCCGCTCACCCGTCCGGCGGACGACGCCCGTGCCCGTGCCGAGGCCGCTGCGCGGAGCCGTTCCCCCACCCGCCCCTTCCCGAAACCGGGCTCCGCCCGGACCCGGTCCTCAAACGCCGGACGGGCTGAAAAGCCCAGATCAAGCCTGCCCGGCGTTTGAGGGCCCGCCGGAGGCCCTGCGAGCCGCGCTTCGGTCACCGGCGGCGCTGGCCCCCGTCAGCCCTCCAGGAGGCGGGCCTTTGCCGCGGAGAACTCCTCCGGGGTCAGGAGGCCCTCGCGGGCCAGGGCGGCGAGGCGTTCGAGGCGGCCCGCGAGGGCGGCGGCCCGGGGGGACAGGGGGGCGGCGGAGGTCGCGCCGCGGGCCGGTTCGCCGCCCTCCCAGACGTACGCACCGCGCGCCAGCGACCCCCGCAGCAGCGGCCGCCCCGCCGGCCGTTCGGCGGGCCGGGCCACCGAGTGCACCGGTCGGATGAACATCACGCCACCCCCAGTCGCTCGGCGGGGATCCGGACCGAGCCCGCGATCCGGCCGCCCGCCGCCCGTACGGCGATCGCCGCGTCCTCGGCCCACACGTGCTCGACCAGCACCAGCAGCGCGCAGCTGCCCCGGTCCAGCAGGTCGGCGGCCTCGCGGACGTCCTCCGGCCCGATGAGCCGGGCCGCCTCCCGGCCGTTCAGCAGCCCGCTCAGCTCCTTGAACTCGTCGAACTCCGCGGCCAGCACCTCGCCCGCCGCCGTCTTCGTCGCGACCAGCCCGTCGATCAGCCGGACGTTCCCGCTCTTGCGCAGGCCCATCACGGCCGCGACCGCGGACACCCGCAGCTGCTCCTCCGGGAAGGCGAGGACGAGAAACTCCACAGGCCCCATGACCCCGACTCCTCGACTGACGGGCGCGTGCCCGACCACTTCTGACGACTCTTCGGCGACTCTGCGGCTCACTATGACATAAAGGGACATAACCTACCGCCGCTTGCTACGTTGCCTTTATGACCGCATTGACGGCACAGGTGACGGAGCCCGCTCCGCCGCCCGGCGCACCGCACGCCAAGCGCAGGGGAGTCGAGCTGACCCTGCTCGCGGGCGCCGTCCTCATCTCCGTCCTCGGCTACCTCTGCGTCGGCCTCGCGACCGTCGGCCACCTCCCCCCGCAGGCCTCCCGGCACGCCGCCGGGCTCGCCGTCGCCGCGCTCCTCGCGCACCTCGCCGTGCGCCTGCGGGCCCCCTACGCCGACCCGCTGCTGCTGCCCATCGCCTTCCTCCTCAACGGCCTCGGGCTGGTCCTCATCCAGCGGCTCGACCTCACCACCCCCGCCCACCTGACCGCGGGCGACCAGCTGCTGTGGTCGGGGCTCGGGGCGGCGCTCTTCGTCGTCGCGGTGGCCGCGCTGCGCGACCACCGGGCGCTCCAGCGGTACGCGTACCTCGCGGTGGCCGCCGCCCTCGTGCTGATGCTGGTCCCGGTGTTCTTCCCGGCGGTCAACGGCGCCCACATCTGGGTCCGCT
This is a stretch of genomic DNA from Streptomyces sp. NBC_00536. It encodes these proteins:
- a CDS encoding DUF742 domain-containing protein, with translation MRSPASDRLPIRGADRRPARVRPYSLTGGRTRFAHVLPVECFVATLDPGVKAPAGRPDRMPEMRAIVELCRRMRTVAEIAALLKLPLGVVRVLVSDLADQGRIRVYGTGHGTGRPERALLERVLSGLRRL
- a CDS encoding C40 family peptidase, which gives rise to MSRRLLRAACIAATLVAAVPLSASAAAPPAAPPVGPPSGPAAAPEAPEAPEAPEAPEAVTAPDALAVGGLLTRMQGLYQKAEEAAEAYNATEAALTARRAEERRLSADLATARTEVGAQRALAGRLAREQYQGARGFSPYARMLMSGDPNSALDERRLAAREGTRRAGVLARLAQGEQQAGVLAAAARKALDTQQALSAERKRHKEEAAARLKEVERLLASLTSAQLAQLADRERGETADAQRELVGSGRLGSPGAARTRTPSAAGGAALGYASEQIGKPYVWGGEGPASFDCSGLTSQAWAHAGRSIPRTSQEQWAQLPKVPLDQLRPGDLVVYFPKATHVAIYAGNGKVIQAPRPGAEVKVSPIAANPLLGAVRPDPDGVALASYSPPPLPESAGAAAGDDTGYSAEEAPEAAGTAEATSAR
- a CDS encoding DUF6325 family protein produces the protein MGPVEFLVLAFPEEQLRVSAVAAVMGLRKSGNVRLIDGLVATKTAAGEVLAAEFDEFKELSGLLNGREAARLIGPEDVREAADLLDRGSCALLVLVEHVWAEDAAIAVRAAGGRIAGSVRIPAERLGVA
- a CDS encoding roadblock/LC7 domain-containing protein; its protein translation is MTAPSTYGLSTQARNLQWLLTDLVEEVPGIVSVAVVSSDGLLLLNSEPGPAAGDGDGEGDGRPAPQARLKGPRGASADLATIVSGLGSLTLGAAQLMDGGGVKQTMVTMEHGSVFVTAISDGSLLGVHATPDCDMSVVAYHMALFVGRAGHVLTPEVRSELRQSMENTP
- a CDS encoding sensor histidine kinase, whose product is MQKKPSRKNGTAATPADGHAAAGRAGRTVRVRRRLVMGVAVTGLTVLAAGAPAVVTAASELKDSQQLVTLADRTQQTLTLTHLLADERDAVTEYIAAGRPATGPVGKTAVDDRAAGTDRQVGELRAEADEPLARTLGRIQAVRSEAVGGKGGALAAQQAYSALLAELTAPGAELADLTPPRATGALAITRPLAPLGQAVEQASATRGLLIAALAVPRGEQPQGAAAFDELASAAQRSRVRELAALDDFARAARPDVRQTLAATVTGPEVKNAEDYLKRLTDRPTLTTADRKLDGETVGAALSARIDRMRSAESTLAVQRASALAVLRDDDVTALERTIAILGALFLFAVIFATAVARSLTRPLSVLRRGAARLATPEGSVEPVRFTGRNDEFAEVVRHLNAVREQTVSLHTRIAGLDADRRRLIGRNEALTNGRSALEDELAQLRAGLEEHRRIMSTTSVSLSLRTLGLVERQLAVIEELESKEQDPDQLATLFKLDHLATVMRRHNENLLVLAGQEHGPGHATPVPLVDVMRAAVSEIERYERVDLAALPGSTQVAGHAADDISHVLAELLENATTFSPPEAKVKVSGWLLDSGDAVLSVIDEGIGVSGDRLAALNSRLSAPEAYDEEPEAEHGLGLGLYVAGRLAARHGVTAELRASRGGGTEALVVVPVTLLPVAGPGSPVQHLAAPEGVSFLDLPGVVAEANGNVLSARTRGEAAPEPESADADADADADGGQEWIPVVPLSEKSQEPAPEAVPADQVVTVPASAPDEGPTPAGVPESERTLEVRLPVLPTPPQAEAEAEEQAQEPTEELLARVVPAADPADRLPSPDQVFTVPAAEPERRLPKRVPAAADPEQRDGQLPVRKGPGGPAGQGSARTEHAHAQAPDGPGDWVPRQGSHPQPEQEAVTGKGLPKRTPRAVPAPGRATAPAPAAEAGAEPRRVDAEELRRRLGGFAQGARDGRRVVEAELADAEGQTDPGDTAQEART
- a CDS encoding styrene monooxygenase/indole monooxygenase family protein — encoded protein: MRKILIVGAGQSGLQLALGLQSKGYEVTLMSNRTPDEIRGGRVMSTQCMFDTALRHERDLKLNFWEDQAPKIEGVGVSVAAPDASRPVDWLGRLKGFAQSVDQRVKMAGWLDTFVQRGGQLVVHGASIADLDFFSRTYDLVLVAAGKGELVSMFERDAARSPYDAPQRALAVSYVHGLGPRPEHPDTEAVRCNLVPGVGELFVMPTLTTSGRADILFWEGLPGGPADVFGGVKDPAEHLALTLELMEKFTPWEYDRAKGVELTDAGATLAGRYAPVVRNPVGRLPGGGVVLGVADVVVANDPITGQGSNSAAKCAASYLSSILMHGDDPFDEAWMKATFDKYWFTTGKPVTQWTNAMLGVPPEHVLNLIGAAGQLQPVADRFANGFDHPADFDAYFYDPEDTADYLAEVASAVPAASGASSAE
- a CDS encoding SHOCT domain-containing protein; this encodes MFIRPVHSVARPAERPAGRPLLRGSLARGAYVWEGGEPARGATSAAPLSPRAAALAGRLERLAALAREGLLTPEEFSAAKARLLEG
- a CDS encoding GTP-binding protein, giving the protein MGSAVFDPTAPADLADDPVQPWQYDRSRAPVAVKVLVAGGFGVGKTTFVGSVSEITPLRTEAVMTQASAPTDDLTGTPDKSTTTVAMDFGRVTLDDDLVLYVYGTPGQKRFWFMWDDLVRGAIGGIVLADTRRLRDCFPALDYFESCGLPYAVAVNHFEGSESFEPEDVREALTIPDGVPVVIMDARDRSTVVESLLTLVGHALDATPE